From a region of the Brevibacterium siliguriense genome:
- a CDS encoding GntR family transcriptional regulator gives MSDEVITPAEPPITPFVQAYHHLRDLIIAGHFEPNFRLTEADLTKLLDVSRGTVRSVTAKLAQEGYLTSEPHRGVRTRDFSIEEAISILEAREVLESALAAKAAVSATDAELEDLTDICEKMAVADRDKAASDYSQLNRQFHRQVRKSAQQPTLDSFVDALHYPLVMRQYRDLTTVHPRQSSLSEHRTILYSLKTRNADAASAAMRHHVAAARRALLINVDEKNSSSGTGSNTG, from the coding sequence ATGAGCGATGAAGTCATCACTCCGGCTGAGCCGCCGATTACACCATTCGTTCAGGCTTACCATCACCTCCGCGATCTCATCATTGCCGGCCACTTCGAGCCCAACTTTCGATTGACAGAGGCCGACCTCACGAAGCTGCTCGATGTCTCTCGCGGCACTGTGCGGTCGGTGACAGCCAAGCTGGCTCAAGAGGGGTACCTCACCAGCGAGCCACATCGCGGTGTTCGTACGCGGGATTTTTCGATAGAAGAAGCAATCAGCATCCTCGAGGCGCGCGAGGTCCTTGAATCAGCTCTCGCTGCCAAGGCAGCTGTGTCGGCAACGGATGCGGAACTTGAGGACCTCACCGATATCTGCGAGAAGATGGCCGTCGCCGACAGGGATAAGGCGGCCTCCGACTATTCCCAGTTGAATAGACAGTTTCATCGCCAGGTCCGAAAGTCAGCACAGCAACCCACCTTGGACTCGTTCGTCGATGCACTTCACTACCCTTTGGTGATGCGGCAGTATCGCGATCTGACTACCGTTCACCCGCGACAGAGCTCGCTGAGTGAGCACAGGACGATACTCTATTCCCTGAAGACTCGTAATGCTGATGCTGCATCGGCCGCCATGCGCCACCACGTGGCTGCGGCGCGTCGGGCTCTCTTAATCAACGTTGACGAGAAGAATTCGTCGAGTGGAACAGGGTCGAATACTGGCTGA
- a CDS encoding sugar phosphate isomerase/epimerase family protein, which translates to MTQIGIAHLSLLHLEPDELVHVTAEAGFDFVGLRVRGATPAEDIPDQSPGSVMSRATIARLQDTGVQVRDIEFLSLDGTTGREEWMPMLEAGAALGATTLTLAGQDSDLDRLGDTLAALAAEAAPYGITPALEPISYNAVSTVEQARELALAAGCHVMLDPLHLQRGGSTLAEVAALDPSLLPAIQLCDGPAELPDRIEITEPLPRGMTADGESRKVESRALRLVPGDGEFPLHDLLCAVTRGTPVSLEVPNAGLVSRLGDLGYARRLRASAEAVLAGVDNG; encoded by the coding sequence ATGACCCAGATCGGCATCGCCCACCTCAGCCTGCTCCACCTCGAACCCGATGAGCTCGTTCATGTCACTGCCGAGGCGGGCTTCGACTTCGTCGGGCTGCGAGTCAGGGGAGCGACCCCGGCCGAGGATATTCCCGACCAATCTCCCGGATCTGTCATGTCACGAGCGACGATCGCACGCCTGCAGGACACGGGAGTGCAGGTCCGCGACATCGAGTTCCTCTCACTCGACGGAACCACTGGGCGCGAGGAGTGGATGCCGATGCTCGAGGCCGGCGCGGCGCTCGGTGCGACAACGCTCACCCTCGCCGGTCAGGATTCCGATCTCGATCGACTCGGCGACACCCTGGCTGCACTCGCTGCTGAGGCTGCACCTTACGGGATCACGCCAGCTCTCGAACCGATCAGCTACAACGCCGTGAGCACAGTGGAGCAGGCGCGAGAACTCGCCTTGGCCGCTGGCTGCCATGTGATGCTCGACCCTCTGCACCTGCAGAGAGGCGGAAGTACCCTGGCCGAAGTGGCCGCGCTCGACCCGTCCCTCCTTCCGGCCATTCAGCTATGCGACGGTCCGGCAGAACTGCCAGACCGGATCGAGATCACCGAGCCCCTGCCGAGGGGAATGACCGCCGATGGGGAATCCCGCAAGGTCGAATCCCGGGCACTTCGACTTGTTCCGGGTGATGGCGAGTTCCCGTTGCATGATCTGCTGTGCGCGGTCACTCGCGGCACGCCTGTCAGCCTCGAAGTGCCCAACGCCGGATTGGTCTCCCGCCTCGGGGACCTCGGCTATGCACGACGGCTCAGGGCCTCCGCCGAGGCGGTTCTGGCTGGAGTCGACAATGGCTGA
- a CDS encoding shikimate dehydrogenase has protein sequence MAESTSSTAQRSFLLGLIGTNVAGSLTPPMHEAESLRQGLSLVYRPIDPSMMGSPIVDQAGEPDWPTVVERAVDFGYSGFNVTHPAKRGVIPALDELDEDAELLGAVNTITMTHGRLIGRNTDHRGFTEALAAIAVDPKQGEVVQVGAGGAGAAAAYALLSAGVPRLSITDIDPVSAQSLVGRMSAAFDASRMRVLAPEKTPGVIREAVGLVNATPIGMVGVSGASPIDLDLLRPGLWVGDVIYRPRRTQLVEAAEAVGAPAFGGARMAVGQAAASFELFTGRAADHEAMLATFEGT, from the coding sequence ATGGCTGAATCCACGAGTTCGACGGCACAGCGTTCGTTCCTGCTCGGCCTCATCGGTACCAACGTCGCCGGATCGCTCACCCCGCCGATGCACGAGGCCGAAAGTCTCCGTCAAGGTCTCTCGCTTGTCTACCGTCCCATCGATCCGTCAATGATGGGCAGCCCGATAGTCGATCAAGCCGGAGAGCCGGACTGGCCGACGGTGGTGGAACGGGCTGTCGACTTCGGGTATTCGGGGTTCAACGTCACTCACCCGGCGAAACGCGGAGTGATCCCCGCGCTCGACGAACTCGATGAGGACGCCGAACTGCTCGGGGCGGTCAATACGATCACGATGACACACGGTCGGCTGATCGGACGTAACACCGACCACCGTGGGTTCACCGAGGCTCTGGCCGCGATCGCCGTGGACCCGAAGCAGGGCGAAGTAGTCCAGGTTGGTGCCGGAGGTGCGGGAGCGGCAGCGGCCTATGCTCTGCTGAGCGCAGGAGTGCCGAGACTGTCGATCACCGATATTGACCCCGTGAGTGCGCAGTCACTCGTCGGTCGCATGTCGGCGGCATTCGACGCCTCGCGCATGCGCGTGCTGGCACCGGAGAAAACACCCGGGGTGATCCGTGAGGCTGTCGGGTTGGTCAACGCGACCCCGATCGGAATGGTCGGTGTCTCCGGTGCCAGCCCGATCGACCTCGATCTGCTGCGCCCCGGGCTGTGGGTCGGCGACGTCATCTACCGACCGCGACGGACACAGCTGGTCGAAGCTGCCGAGGCAGTAGGCGCCCCGGCTTTCGGCGGTGCCCGTATGGCCGTCGGTCAGGCCGCCGCCTCGTTCGAACTCTTTACTGGCCGGGCTGCCGATCACGAGGCGATGCTTGCGACTTTCGAAGGAACGTGA
- a CDS encoding Gfo/Idh/MocA family protein, producing MRTAGDVGPLRAGIVGCGAIAGNHVSAYRGVDGVEVVACIDIDEDRARTFAAEHAITQPVSSLDELFDLGVDVISVCTPHPTHEAVVIAAAERGVHVLCEKPITIDVASAERMVEACELAGITFGCVFQRRLWPSAKRIRAAIEDGRIGEPILARIEVLLHRDSSYYTATPWRGTWATDGGGVLMTQAIHYVDLLQWYLGDVEWVMTAADTFTHGDHIEVEDTLATTMRMSSGAIAQFTASTALTPGLGQRIAITGAAGCTVGLFEYPEGTEAVNDVWAVPGQAAYSYPSEILADRSLDRINSALAPFHAEQITDFVAAVRAGTAPAVTGDDALRSLRTMSAMYRSMSSGRPERPGDLQPLHTERTSR from the coding sequence ATGCGCACTGCAGGAGACGTCGGGCCGCTGAGAGCCGGGATCGTCGGCTGCGGGGCCATCGCGGGCAACCATGTGAGCGCCTATCGAGGCGTCGACGGCGTCGAGGTCGTCGCCTGCATCGACATCGACGAGGACCGGGCGCGAACCTTCGCGGCTGAACACGCAATCACTCAGCCGGTGAGTTCCCTCGATGAGCTCTTCGACCTCGGCGTCGACGTGATCAGCGTGTGCACGCCGCATCCCACTCATGAAGCAGTCGTCATTGCTGCCGCCGAGCGGGGAGTCCACGTCCTGTGTGAGAAGCCGATCACCATCGACGTGGCCTCTGCCGAGCGGATGGTCGAAGCCTGTGAGCTGGCGGGAATCACTTTCGGCTGTGTCTTCCAGCGGCGGTTGTGGCCTTCGGCGAAGCGGATACGCGCAGCCATCGAAGACGGTCGGATCGGTGAGCCGATCCTCGCCCGCATCGAGGTCCTCCTGCATCGTGACTCCAGCTACTACACGGCCACACCCTGGCGCGGAACCTGGGCCACCGACGGGGGAGGTGTGCTCATGACACAGGCGATCCACTATGTTGACCTTCTTCAGTGGTACTTAGGCGACGTCGAGTGGGTGATGACCGCGGCCGATACGTTCACACACGGTGACCACATCGAGGTCGAGGACACCCTGGCGACCACGATGCGGATGAGCAGCGGCGCCATCGCTCAGTTCACCGCGTCGACCGCGCTCACCCCAGGGCTGGGACAGCGGATCGCGATCACCGGGGCAGCCGGTTGCACCGTCGGTCTGTTCGAGTACCCCGAAGGCACCGAGGCGGTCAACGACGTGTGGGCCGTTCCCGGACAAGCTGCGTACTCCTACCCCTCCGAGATCCTCGCTGACCGCAGCCTCGACCGCATCAATTCGGCGCTGGCTCCCTTCCACGCCGAGCAGATCACCGACTTCGTCGCCGCAGTACGCGCAGGGACAGCGCCCGCAGTGACGGGGGACGATGCGCTGCGGTCGCTGCGGACGATGAGCGCGATGTATCGCTCCATGAGCTCGGGTCGTCCCGAACGCCCCGGTGACCTGCAGCCACTCCACACCGAAAGGACATCCCGATGA